One part of the Hydrogenobacter sp. T-2 genome encodes these proteins:
- a CDS encoding glycosyltransferase family 4 protein: protein MAKKSIVLASNTSFSLYNFRLGLMRRLKELGYDVVCIAQVDDYTEYLKEEFSFYPLKNLDRKGKNPIKDFKLFLEFLSLYRKIRPDLVINYTIKPNIYSSIASGILGIPSISVITGLGYVFLRGGLLEKLVRVLYKKAFKFNKFIIVQNSEDYRVVKHISDNAKKVILIESSGVNTDYFSPAICEKHDRNKGKTIFLFIGRFLKDKGIIELIEAGKLLWQERKDFEIWLVGGIDYGNPQSLREEDINNIKKYEFVKVLPFSKDVRPLICQADCVVLPSYYKEGIPRSLLEAMSMAKPIITTTSPGCMDVCEDGVNGFLVEQRSISSLKVSMERFLNLSEEDRQRMGVLGRELAIRRFDEKIIIEKYLSLIGSILQP, encoded by the coding sequence TTGGCTAAAAAGAGCATAGTTTTAGCCTCTAATACATCTTTTTCCTTATATAACTTCAGACTTGGTCTCATGAGAAGATTAAAGGAATTGGGATATGACGTAGTTTGCATTGCACAAGTAGATGATTACACAGAATATCTTAAAGAAGAATTTTCCTTTTATCCTCTAAAAAATCTTGACAGAAAGGGTAAAAATCCGATAAAGGACTTCAAACTTTTTCTTGAGTTTCTCAGTTTATACCGCAAGATAAGACCAGACTTAGTTATAAACTATACTATAAAACCTAACATTTATAGTTCCATTGCTTCTGGAATTTTGGGAATCCCATCTATCAGTGTAATCACTGGGCTTGGCTATGTGTTTTTAAGAGGTGGACTACTTGAAAAATTAGTCAGGGTTTTATACAAAAAAGCATTTAAATTTAATAAGTTCATTATAGTGCAAAACTCTGAGGACTATAGGGTAGTGAAACACATATCGGATAATGCGAAAAAGGTAATCCTAATAGAGAGTTCTGGTGTAAATACTGACTATTTTTCTCCTGCAATTTGCGAAAAACATGATAGGAATAAAGGGAAAACCATATTCCTATTCATAGGACGATTTCTAAAAGACAAAGGAATTATTGAACTTATTGAGGCTGGAAAACTCTTATGGCAAGAAAGAAAAGACTTTGAAATTTGGCTTGTTGGTGGCATAGACTATGGCAATCCTCAGTCCCTGCGTGAGGAAGATATAAACAATATAAAGAAGTATGAATTTGTAAAAGTTTTGCCCTTTTCCAAAGATGTGAGACCATTAATTTGTCAGGCGGACTGTGTTGTTCTTCCTTCTTATTACAAGGAAGGCATTCCAAGAAGTTTACTTGAAGCCATGAGTATGGCAAAACCTATAATTACTACCACAAGTCCTGGATGTATGGATGTTTGTGAGGATGGTGTGAATGGATTTCTTGTGGAACAGAGGAGTATTAGCAGTTTAAAAGTTTCTATGGAGAGATTTTTAAATTTAAGCGAAGAGGATAGACAGAGAATGGGAGTTTTGGGAAGAGAGTTGGCTATAAGAAGATTTGATGAAAAGATAATTATTGAAAAGTATCTGAGTTTAATAGGTAGTATCCTTCAACCATAA
- the asnB gene encoding asparagine synthase (glutamine-hydrolyzing), whose translation MCRIAGFWDFNFNDQYNLEKTAIRMRDSLSHGGPDDAGLYVDLSLGLALSHRRLSILDLSPLGHQPMEFENLIITYNGEVYNFQEIRKELEREGYSFVSNSDTEVILKAFHRWGFDAVYRFRGMFAFAIFDKANKKLILCRDRIGVKPLYYYYKDGLFMFASELKAFHFHPKFQKELEPSALALFLQYGYITSPYSIFKYTYKLEPGSFLVLNSKGEVSLQKYWDIEEHFSKEELSDLSEEEIAQRLEELLIESFKLRLVSDVPVGLFLSGGIDSSTVCALLQRQVSKPLKTFTIGFYEKDYNEAEYAKKIAQYLGTDHTELYCTPKEAFEIIPKLPEIYDEPFGDSSAIPTYLVSQLARSQVKVSLSADGGDEQFCGYTRYWIVGERIKRLEKLPMLGLFSQVLKLINPDLAVSLYKLFSPVLPKWTNFRDKFIKLRNVLSAKSSQEQYDIANKYFLTEDLKSLGLETIIESQTFRINSSTMLEPMKYMMLYDLKTYLPDDILVKVDRATMSVALEGREPFLDHKVVEFTSRIPVSLKYKNGMSKYILRKILYKYVPRELIDRPKMGFGVPIYEWFKGELKGLYLEYLSKERIKKEGIFNSEEVDKLLRGYLENKGVNHNKLWFLFVFQLWRERWL comes from the coding sequence ATGTGTAGAATAGCAGGCTTTTGGGATTTTAACTTCAATGACCAATACAACCTTGAGAAGACTGCCATAAGGATGAGAGACTCTCTATCTCATGGTGGTCCAGATGATGCTGGGCTATATGTGGACTTGTCTTTGGGGCTTGCCTTAAGCCACAGGAGGCTTTCTATCTTAGACCTTTCTCCTCTTGGGCATCAGCCTATGGAGTTTGAAAACTTGATTATAACCTACAACGGAGAAGTCTATAACTTTCAGGAAATAAGGAAAGAGCTTGAAAGGGAAGGTTATAGCTTTGTATCTAACTCCGACACAGAGGTTATCCTAAAGGCTTTTCATAGGTGGGGCTTTGATGCGGTTTACAGGTTTAGAGGTATGTTTGCCTTTGCTATCTTTGATAAGGCGAACAAAAAGCTAATTTTGTGTAGAGATAGAATAGGTGTAAAGCCTCTTTATTACTACTACAAAGATGGGCTTTTTATGTTTGCCTCAGAGCTTAAGGCTTTCCACTTTCATCCCAAGTTTCAAAAGGAGCTTGAGCCATCCGCTTTAGCTTTGTTTCTTCAGTATGGATATATAACCTCTCCATACAGCATATTTAAGTATACCTATAAGTTAGAGCCGGGTAGTTTTCTTGTTTTAAACTCCAAAGGTGAGGTATCCTTGCAAAAGTATTGGGATATAGAGGAGCATTTTAGTAAAGAGGAGCTTTCTGACCTTTCTGAAGAGGAAATAGCCCAGAGGCTTGAGGAGCTTTTGATTGAGAGCTTTAAACTTAGGCTTGTCTCTGATGTGCCAGTGGGTCTTTTCCTAAGTGGTGGCATAGATAGTTCAACTGTTTGTGCCCTTTTGCAAAGGCAAGTGAGCAAGCCTTTAAAGACCTTTACCATAGGTTTTTATGAAAAAGACTACAACGAAGCGGAATATGCCAAAAAGATAGCCCAATATCTTGGCACAGACCACACAGAGCTTTATTGCACGCCAAAGGAGGCTTTTGAGATAATTCCTAAGCTACCTGAAATTTACGATGAGCCCTTTGGAGACTCCTCTGCCATACCTACATACCTTGTGTCTCAATTGGCAAGAAGTCAAGTCAAAGTTAGCCTATCTGCGGACGGTGGAGATGAGCAGTTTTGTGGATATACAAGATACTGGATAGTGGGAGAGAGAATAAAAAGATTGGAAAAACTACCTATGCTGGGTCTTTTTAGTCAAGTTTTGAAACTTATAAATCCAGACTTAGCGGTAAGTCTTTATAAGCTGTTTAGCCCTGTTCTTCCTAAATGGACTAATTTTAGGGACAAGTTTATAAAACTAAGGAATGTATTAAGTGCAAAGTCCTCGCAAGAGCAGTATGATATTGCAAACAAGTATTTTCTCACAGAAGACCTCAAAAGTCTTGGCTTAGAAACCATAATAGAAAGCCAAACCTTTAGGATAAACTCATCCACTATGTTAGAACCTATGAAATACATGATGCTTTATGACCTAAAGACCTATCTACCTGATGATATACTGGTAAAAGTAGACAGAGCTACAATGAGTGTAGCCCTTGAGGGAAGAGAGCCTTTTTTAGACCACAAAGTAGTAGAGTTTACTTCCAGAATACCAGTGAGCCTGAAATACAAAAATGGTATGAGTAAATACATATTGAGAAAAATATTATACAAGTATGTGCCAAGGGAACTAATAGACCGCCCTAAAATGGGATTTGGTGTGCCTATATACGAGTGGTTTAAGGGAGAACTCAAGGGTTTATACTTAGAGTATCTATCAAAGGAAAGAATTAAAAAGGAAGGTATATTTAATTCAGAGGAAGTGGACAAACTTCTAAGGGGGTATTTAGAAAACAAGGGTGTTAACCATAATAAGCTATGGTTTCTGTTTGTATTTCAGCTTTGGAGGGAAAGATGGCTATAG